A stretch of the Arthrobacter sp. PAMC 25486 genome encodes the following:
- a CDS encoding RDD family protein: MSAIITGEAVVLELRPASFAARSLGTAIDVLATVLVAVGLLFLLGATPLSLDSAAVKAVLISALVVLLVVVPITVETLSRGKSLGKLVMGLRIVRDDGGSIRFRHALVRALLAVLEIYMLLGSLACLVSLFNGKSKRLGDMMAGTYAIRDRAPKIAPLQVFVAPALAPWAALADIGRLPDSLARRISMLLRQGQAMAPASRHALGVELANEASHYVAPLPPAGTDPAVFLSSLIAERRERELARLSHAQEQAEKLRARLEHHGVHAK; this comes from the coding sequence ATGTCCGCCATCATCACCGGTGAAGCCGTTGTCCTCGAGCTCCGGCCCGCCTCCTTTGCCGCCCGCTCCCTCGGCACGGCGATCGACGTGCTGGCCACGGTGCTCGTGGCCGTGGGGCTGCTGTTCCTCCTGGGCGCCACTCCACTGTCCCTTGACTCCGCCGCCGTGAAGGCCGTGCTGATCTCCGCGCTGGTGGTGCTGCTGGTGGTGGTGCCCATCACGGTCGAGACGCTGAGCCGGGGCAAGTCACTGGGCAAGCTCGTCATGGGCTTGCGCATTGTGAGGGACGACGGCGGGTCCATCCGTTTTCGCCACGCCCTGGTCCGCGCACTGCTGGCTGTGCTTGAAATTTACATGCTGCTAGGTTCGCTGGCCTGCCTGGTTTCGCTGTTCAACGGCAAATCGAAGCGGCTCGGGGACATGATGGCCGGCACCTATGCGATTCGCGACCGGGCCCCGAAGATCGCCCCGCTGCAGGTTTTCGTGGCGCCTGCGCTTGCCCCGTGGGCGGCCCTGGCCGACATTGGCCGGCTGCCCGACAGCCTGGCCCGGCGCATCTCCATGCTGTTGCGCCAGGGCCAGGCCATGGCACCGGCCTCACGACACGCCCTGGGTGTGGAACTGGCGAATGAGGCCAGTCACTATGTGGCGCCACTGCCGCCGGCCGGCACGGATCCGGCAGTGTTCTTATCCTCGCTGATCGCCGAGCGCCGCGAACGCGAACTGGCCCGCCTATCCCACGCGCAGGAACAGGCCGAAAAGCTGCGGGCCCGGCTTGAGCACCACGGCGTGCACGCCAAATAG